The Candidatus Synechococcus calcipolaris G9 nucleotide sequence GTAACATGACAACGGAAAGGGCAACCCCACCGGCAAAGGCACTAAAACTTCCCATCGTCAGAACAACAATGGTATAGGCAAATAAACCGGCAATAATCGCCGGAACCCCACTGAGGACATTAGCAGAAAATCGAACCCAATAGGCAATTTTGCTGCCGCGGCCAAATTCCGAAAGCCAAACGGCCCCTAAAACCCCAAGGGGAACACTAATCACAGCGGCGATCGCCAGGGTAATCAGGGTACCCACAATGGCATTGCCCAGACCACCGCCACTGAGTCCAGGGGGAGGGGGCAATTTTGTAAACAAATCTAAATTAATCAGCTTTAAGCCTTCGGAGGAAACATTAATGATAATTGCTGCCAGAGGAATAACAGCCATTACGGCAAAGGAGGCGGTAATCACCGTCATCGCAATGCCAAAAATATTGCGACCCGATGTCCACACCTTTGATAAGTCAAAGGCCGATACCTTGGGGGCGTCAGGTTGGGTTAAGCCGGTCATGGGTGCTACCTATCGTATCTATTCTATCGCTCAACGTTTTGGAATTTCTTGATGATGATTTCCGCCAGGATATTGACCATTAGGGTGAGAATCATCAGTACCAAGCCCGCGTACAGTAGTGCCGCCACTTGATCCCGACTTGCTTCCCCAAACTGGGAGGCAATCAGGGAGGCAATGGTTGAGCCAGGTTCCAAAATGGAAATATTAATCCGATTGGCATTTCCCACGAGCATGGCGGCGGCCATTGTTTCTCCCATGGCGCGACCCAGAGCTAGCATCACCGAGCCAACAATCCCGGAAAAACCGGCGGGAATGAGTACCCGGATAATGGTTTCCCAGCGGGTTGCCCCCAGGGCCATGGAACCCTGGCGTAGGTGGGGAGGCAAGGAAATGAGTGTTCCCCTAGAAATGGAGGTAATCAGGGGCAAAATCATGAACCCTAAAACCAAACCCAGGGTGAGGAGACTGTTGCCGCGGGGGGAGGTGCTAAAGAGGGGAATCCAGCTAAAATGGGCGTAGAGGAAATTGTAAAAGGGGACCAGGAAGGGAATCAGCACAAAAATACCCCACAGACCAATGACCACACTGGGGATAGCGGCTAAAAGCTCAATGGCAAAGGCAATGGGGGTGCTGATCACCGGGGGTAAAAAGTCTTCACTGAGAAACACCGCAATCCCTAAACCCAGGGGTACGGCAATAATCAGGGCAATGATGGCACTGACAATGGTGCCGTATATCTGGGGCATGACCCCGTAGATATTACGAACCGGATCCCAGGTAGTGGAGAAAAGAAAGCCGAGGCCAAATTTTTGGATGGATGGCATGGCGGTGAGGCCAATCTGAATAATAATCCAGACAAGGGCAACGGCTATGGACAGGGCAAAGGCCATGGTGGTGTAATAAAACACCTGATCGAGGTAGTAACGGGCGTTTTTGCGTGCCTCGATCGCGTAGGGGTTAATCGTATCCGGGGATTGTTCCGAAGGGGTCATAGCTCCATACTGATTATGGGACTAGGAAAAAATAAAAACATAGAAAAAAAACTGATTGCCTTAGGTGATGTTGAAGGATACAGGGGCAAAGGGCGACAAACCCTTACCCCCGTATATTTTCAGGGAGTAAAAA carries:
- the pstA gene encoding phosphate ABC transporter permease PstA, producing the protein MTGLTQPDAPKVSAFDLSKVWTSGRNIFGIAMTVITASFAVMAVIPLAAIIINVSSEGLKLINLDLFTKLPPPPGLSGGGLGNAIVGTLITLAIAAVISVPLGVLGAVWLSEFGRGSKIAYWVRFSANVLSGVPAIIAGLFAYTIVVLTMGSFSAFAGGVALSVVMLPIVMRTTEEGLVLVPEEVRLAAFGLGATRFEMVSRIVLPAALPSIATAVTLAVARAGGEAAPLLFTALNNNFWSTDIFRPISTLSVQVYFFSIIPYKPQQQLAWAGALVLLGIILFVSISSRLLTRKKVF
- the pstC gene encoding phosphate ABC transporter permease subunit PstC; amino-acid sequence: MTPSEQSPDTINPYAIEARKNARYYLDQVFYYTTMAFALSIAVALVWIIIQIGLTAMPSIQKFGLGFLFSTTWDPVRNIYGVMPQIYGTIVSAIIALIIAVPLGLGIAVFLSEDFLPPVISTPIAFAIELLAAIPSVVIGLWGIFVLIPFLVPFYNFLYAHFSWIPLFSTSPRGNSLLTLGLVLGFMILPLITSISRGTLISLPPHLRQGSMALGATRWETIIRVLIPAGFSGIVGSVMLALGRAMGETMAAAMLVGNANRINISILEPGSTIASLIASQFGEASRDQVAALLYAGLVLMILTLMVNILAEIIIKKFQNVER